The Juglans microcarpa x Juglans regia isolate MS1-56 chromosome 2D, Jm3101_v1.0, whole genome shotgun sequence DNA window cttttttttttcaatactagTTTGTGATAATTGCTGAATTTGaagattttgaatatttgaaggAAATGTATTTGCCAAATTGCTGCAGTGTGAGGACTAAAGAAAAAGTCATCGAGTTCCATAGtaagtttgaattattttgatCTTCTACCGTATCATTGTCCGTATGTGAACCTTCAATCTTCTACAAATTCATCACCACATAGAGATTATCTCAAGTTCTTCACTATTAATACCCATCTTCAATATCTTACAAAATCAGATTAAAAGAATATTCAATTTAACTGGTTGATTTTGTTATCTCTCACTTGACAATAGAAGGCAAGGAAAGTCATTATAAATATCTAATCTTTTGCCAACTCcaaatgttcatgaaataaGGTCAATTAGCATGCCAGAAATGCGAACTTGATCAGAGGAATATGAGATGTTAACATGAGATCagtttaaaagagaaaatatgatCAGCTTCTTTAAGTATATGTAGTTTTCTGGGACATGGTTGGAATCATCCCAACTCATATTGGTTTTTGGATTGAGCTATGGCTATATATGAATGAATATAAATGATTTAGGCtacgtttgaatagtgagaatacctgagaagtgttgagaatgtttgtgaatagtagtgaaaaagtaatgaaaaagtaataataaaatattaaaaagtaggtgaaaagtaatgaatagtagaaaagtaggtaaaaagtaataataaagtaaagaatggtagtgagagtacctcaagtactctcacttgccaaacacacccttaGACTTTGGATTGAGCTATGGAATCGTCCCAACTAGATTATATTGAATATAAATGATTTGGATTTTGATTACTGGAAGTTGCATGCATTTTAAGCTCATTTAACAATTAATGATTGCATTTATTTACTCATACCTGTTATCTAATCCAATAAAAAACCAAGTCCACAGGTCCTATCTAAAACATTTATCAACTCCCTGAGGATAGCTGTGAAAGCAGAGTCATGCTATACAAAATTCCAAGAAGAGCCCTAAATATTGTGATTGaaaattgagataagttaaacATGAATTCTGTGGAGAATTATTTAGATGAAATGGTTCATGAACTAGAATTATTTAGATGAAGAGGCAAGAACaccttgaaaattgaaaaggaatTAACCCCTAcccatatatataacattttcaaatgaaaacaTTGACTCTCAAATTAATGTTCTAGAAAACAGTGATAATTTTGCAAATGAGGAACAAATTAGAGAGTGAAAAAcaagcaagaaaaagaaaatgtcatCAAGAAAGAAGAGAGTCAATGACCTGAAAACTGAGATGATCATGAATTAGGAGTTGGTGACATTGGCAGTATTAGACAGATTTCTTACTCCATATGTgcctaattatatatatcatccaTTTTTCTCTAACACCAAACAAGAGAGAAGCACGAGCTGATCTCTTCTCCTCAACCCAACTCAGACAAACAAATCCACACCATCTCTACAATTCTCCAAAACCAAGAAGGTCATTTATAAGAGAAAACTTTGGGTAATAAGTAGTGCTGGCATTACCACATATTGCTCAAGGCTAATGAAACCCCATTGCCAGTTACCGTAAGATTGAAGAACCCAAGATAAAACCAGAGGAGTATAATGCAGATATGTATAATGCAGAGTCAATGTGTTTATAATGCAGGTTCACACAATATCCTTTGTTTTTTCTCCATGCCCTAAGCCGCAATACACCATCTTACAAAACCCAAAATTCACCTCTCTCAATACACAAGAAGAACTCAATAATAGGAAAGGAAACATGGTTAAGCAGTTACCTACAAAGCTGAGCACAGGGACGGCAGTGAAACAGAGCTCCACCGActatttttgtctatttttctcaagatcCACCTGGTTTGCTCCGTTAAATGAGCTTGTGGGGAGGGGCGGTTGCTGGGCAGAAGGAGGAGCGTCGCGGGGTGGCACTGAATAGAGGGAGAGCGTTGCGGGGTGGCACTGGGCAGAGGGAGGGCGTCGTGGGTTGCTGGGCGAGGAGGGGGTCTTCATGCCTGTGGGATGAAATTCGAATGAAGAATCTTTTGGCTCAAAACGACCGTTTCTGTaaggggaaaaggaaaaaaaaattctacattAAGTGTGAGAGTGAACAGTTGCTGATCTATAGCAAAACCCAAACATTTATAAACAATTCTCAACTGCATGTATTAATAGTAATGCAATAACGCTTTTACGCATATTCGCCCAGATCATCAAACTCTAATAGCCAAAATTATTAACTCATTttctacataattttttaaaaaaaaattctgaacaGTGACAGTAGGTTagaaattaatatgttttttttttataagtcgaAACTAATATGTTTTCATTCAACCTATTCAAGATATTAATATGTCAGTAGGCTAGAAATTCTCtatgaatttctaattaatcttaccaaaagttgaaaaaaaatagacaatagAAATTATTCAGCAAGACCTACTAAGCAGTAGTTAAAATTATTTCCCtcttttttgagttttcttttcaattcttcTAATCtcaaagggaaggaaaaaaaaaggatggatTCCTCCTTTATATTCCAATCTCTTCCTTTACCACCTAAGCAAGTAACTATGACGGATTCCTCCTTTATACCAAATATGGATGCATACTGTTGCAAATTAGATTGAAATCCATGTTGCAAGTAACCGCAGCACTAAAATAATTTGGAAAGATTAGTTGAAAGATTAAATTTGCTTTCGAATTAATCACTAGAAAACAGATTCTACTATAATGGAGTAGCAAACAATTGGAagtaaaaaacaatacaaacgAGAGTGTGCTTGCCTACAACACAAGTTAATTGGCCTTGTTTTATTCTTAGACAATGAGAGATCTGCACTACATATCCTCAGCAAAATTCCTAACCTTCAGGCCATGATAATTGTACAAACCATGTTCTAATCTTAAAGAGGTTAGTTATGTAATTGCAGCATACCTTCTACCTGAGCATTAGACTTCAAAGTAAACACAGATTTTTCAAAAGCTAACTTTGAACTATTCTTTGGTCATTTGAGTAATACTTGACTGCAACACGGTTTCCCCTTCAGAATCAAGCAGAAGATTACACTTTATGGAAGGGAATAATTCCTATGAACCATTTGGTGAAGTAATGATTCTGTCAAACACAATATGGGCACACAAAAAAATCACTAGAATCACtcaaaaattaacacaaaaccaagataaataaaaaataaaaaattacacacAATCAGAGtacaacattaaatatttgTCACCAACCAAAAATTCGGTGTATAAAAATCAGTCTAAAGCATAGAAATTAGCTTACCCCGTCACTATAATGGGTTACAACAAACAGGGGTTCAGCCGGAAAACAACCGTGGCGTTGTCGCAGATCTGAACGCAGGCACGGTTCCTCTACCGCAGATCTGGACGTACAGAGAGAGACGGGAGGAACCGAGACAGAGAGAAGCACGATGAGGGGAAGGCTGTTTCAGTGGAGAGAGATCTTATCACGAAGGGATGAAGGCACTATAATGGGTTGTTGTGAAGAGCTTCCGAGAGAGGGGCTTGGGCCAGAGGATCTTGCTTCGGCGAGAGAGGGGCTTGAGCTTCGACAAGAGAGGGGCAGACGAAGTTGAGACGAACCGTGCGAAACTGGAACTCCAGGAACTCGAGTTGTTCCCTGAACCGGGTTCTCTGCGTTAGGTGTGTGGTGTAGATTAGGTAGACcggctgatgagaagaatttctCATTTTGAAAACAGAACTTTTTTCCcaggaaagtgaaaaaaaaaaaaaaaaaaaagttgaaacttgCCTTGAGCTGTAAATTACgagaagataatgaaaattatatgaaaCAAATCACACTATTCCAGTATGTAAGTTACATAAATATGCTGCAAACCAATCTCTAAAGTGTGATAATTGTTGAACAAGTAGGTGAGGTCCTTTAAACCCGAttgaaaacagaagaaaaactTTTACACTTAAAAGCACGAGTTTGTAAATAATGTACACTCGTTCAAAACGTTTCAGAAAATTACACATGCATAGAGGATGTTTCTTGTGTTAACATTATAATTGTCTGTTTTTAATCACTGCAAGTTGCAGAATCTAAACTACGTCTCTAATCTCTAGGTAAACAATGTCTTGTAGCATCTATGACAATTGACAAATACCAGACAAGCTAAACGTTCCTCTTATTTGGTAGATCAGTATAATGGAGACACGAATTCAACCTTGCAATGAGTCAGATATGTGATAAGGTTGAGTTGAAGTGGGAGTAGAATGCAAATCAAGGCAGCAAAAGGAaatccagaaaaagaaaaagaaacagaaaaaaaatgagattaacCTTAAGCCCAAAGTTCAGgaaaaattcatctcataaGCAAGTTTCTACAGCATGAAAATACCAAAGCATTACCGACAAATTCAAAACGATATGGCCTATTTATTGTTCTATTTGCTAACCATGAACGATCTGTTGTTAGGAAGCTCAACAGTATCATAAGTTGATATACAAAAGAGAGGCAAACGATGGTAAGAATATGCTTATAATTAATTTCgttatgatatttttgtataaaaagtTCAATCACATAGTAGTGTCTTATTTAACTCAAACcaaattatacaataaacaAATTTCAGTGACAATAGTGACCAAACCAGCAGTATTGTTTGCCTCCCTCCCATACGCCTTCTTCTTCATCACCTCTGCTGTGAATCCACCATAAGAGATTAGTGAGTGAGTTCCCATCATCATGACCATTCAAGTTCCTGGTCTTCTCCAAAGCACCTTCTTTGTCATAAATCCCTTCCAAGGCACAGATAAATCCCTTCCATCCTTCTCCAActccctctcttttcaaagCAGGTAACGTCCAATTCACAAGCTCCCTCACGAAACCAACATCAGAGAACAAGACCTCAGTGATTGGCAACAGGGGTAGCACCTGAATTCCAAGCCTACACTCTCTCCAATCAGGTGGAGCAAACCATAGTCCACTGTCCCTCTTGTTGGCCCACAATACGCCCACCACCCTGTTCTCTCTAGTAAAATCCTCCTCATATATGTTATCGCCCTCTTTGACATGCCACCATGTCTGAGCAGCCTGAATTTCCATTGCTGCAAGCATTGATCCAATGGCAACAAGATGCGTGTCTCCATAGGCCAACCCCATCAAAGCTGCTGAATAGTAAGCGTTCACCGCCTCGCTCGTGCTCTCTTGATTTCGTCCATCAGCAAATTCAGTTAACCCTCCAGCCCAAGAGTGCAATTTATACAGGTCAAAGCACCTAAGACGCGTATAATTCGAATTTGATCGCCTGCCCAAGTTCATGAAATCCGCCATAAGCGAGTAAGCGTGAGCCCTATACTTCCTACCCCACGCTGGATCAATTTTTGCAAGCACTGAAATTGCATAAAGAAAATACCCCAGATGATAATGGTGATCATTATAGACACCAAACCCAAAATCAGCCCCAGAATCCATTGCCCCTTGCTTAGTGACAATTCCACCCCATTTAGCATCATAAACAAAACCATTCCCACTAAAAGTGCCATCCAACCATGGCTCGATTGTATCCATCAAGAACTTCCTTATCTTTGGAATCACCTCAGGAAAACCCACCTCCTCAGCTATCAACGCCAACCTCGCCGCTCTTGCAATCAATTTCCCATAAAAATAAGACGAACTGGTTGTTATCGCCGTTGAATTCAACGCTTCAGCATCCCGAGAGAGCGCAGAGACAATCTCAGCATATGCTTCATCTTTTATACCTCTAATTGAATGCCAATTAACGGATACGGGGGCTGATTTCATTTCCCAAGAGTCTCCAACAACACCAACAAGCTCACCATCAATACTCCTATACTTCAAATCCCCCAAAACAGTAACGCCAGAACCATCACCTGCTAGTAGCCGAAGATGAAGAGGGTGGGCTAACATAAGTAAATCCCCCCACCCTTTCTTCTCCCATTTGTACTCCAAGCAAAATGGCTTAGTGAACACAGCATCACCGGAAACCGGGTAACAAGCACTGTACCGGTCGAGGATCACCTCCTGTTTTGGATCGGAATCCGGCAATGCGGCGATCCGAATTATGCCGGAAAACCCGGTAGAAGTGATCAAAGAGAGGCTCTGTGAGAAACTGATCGGCGAGGACGTGTATATGAGCCATGTCTGATTGTTGTTGAGCTTGACAGTGTACTTGGTAAGAGCGGTGTTTGAAGAGAATGACAAAATGGCGTGGATGGTCGATATCGAAATGGCAGTGCCGCCGGAGACGCGGCAAGTCAGAAACGGGCTTCCCCGAACGAGAAAGAACCTCAGGTTGGAAGAGGGAAAGTCCAGAGTGACACTGAGATCACTGAAGGAGGAGATGATGTGGGTTTTTTGGGAATCTGGCTGGGTGTTGTCTGAGGCAGAGATGGTGAGGTCAGGGTTGAAAATCTGGTAGATGAAAGCTGAGTTGAAGAAGCGAGATGGGTAGCAGAGGgaaagagaagagagggaggaTTTAATGAGGTAGGGGTGGATGTACTCGGGCTGATCACCATTCTTGAGAGTGAAGTTTTGGAAGAAACAGTTTGTGGGAAGAGGGGTGGAGAGGAGGGTAGGGGAGAAGAAGCGGGAGGGGTCGGGAAGAACGCTGGATTGAGTCTGGGGGAAGAGGAATGGTCTGAAAGCTTGGGCTTGTGGTGGCATGGTGGTGGCGGGGGGTtcaggtggtggtggtggcagcGGCGGCGTGGGTGTTGTGGGTTTTTTACGTTTCCTAAAACTCTTGATGACTAAGGTTTCGACGACTCTTCTGATATTTTTCAACATTGTCGGGCAGTTGGGCATTTATTGGGCTGAATTATTGAGAGGTGGGATTAGCTTATTCGGAGTTGGTAACAAAAGTTCTCTGAAGGTAATATTAAACCAAAATAAGTGGGGTATTTTGACTTGGCTTCAATGATTTCTAGGAATGGAATGGGGAATTGCAGATatgagagggagaggaaagGTTGGACTGGAAGTGAAGTTGAGAGACATGTGGGAGTTGAATTATAAAGGGTATGAGAGAATTGTATGaaggtttttgaatatgaatgtaTGAACTATGAAGGAAGGTATATTGAGGTGGGTTGGTTAAGGTTTCTACTTTCTAGCATGCTTGAGTTGAGAGGCAAGAAGTGAGTGCACATTCCTGCTCAAGCTTTTGCTGATTCATCTACAAA harbors:
- the LOC121249581 gene encoding probable endo-1,3(4)-beta-glucanase ARB_01444, which produces MPNCPTMLKNIRRVVETLVIKSFRKRKKPTTPTPPLPPPPPEPPATTMPPQAQAFRPFLFPQTQSSVLPDPSRFFSPTLLSTPLPTNCFFQNFTLKNGDQPEYIHPYLIKSSLSSLSLCYPSRFFNSAFIYQIFNPDLTISASDNTQPDSQKTHIISSFSDLSVTLDFPSSNLRFFLVRGSPFLTCRVSGGTAISISTIHAILSFSSNTALTKYTVKLNNNQTWLIYTSSPISFSQSLSLITSTGFSGIIRIAALPDSDPKQEVILDRYSACYPVSGDAVFTKPFCLEYKWEKKGWGDLLMLAHPLHLRLLAGDGSGVTVLGDLKYRSIDGELVGVVGDSWEMKSAPVSVNWHSIRGIKDEAYAEIVSALSRDAEALNSTAITTSSSYFYGKLIARAARLALIAEEVGFPEVIPKIRKFLMDTIEPWLDGTFSGNGFVYDAKWGGIVTKQGAMDSGADFGFGVYNDHHYHLGYFLYAISVLAKIDPAWGRKYRAHAYSLMADFMNLGRRSNSNYTRLRCFDLYKLHSWAGGLTEFADGRNQESTSEAVNAYYSAALMGLAYGDTHLVAIGSMLAAMEIQAAQTWWHVKEGDNIYEEDFTRENRVVGVLWANKRDSGLWFAPPDWRECRLGIQVLPLLPITEVLFSDVGFVRELVNWTLPALKREGVGEGWKGFICALEGIYDKEGALEKTRNLNGHDDGNSLTNLLWWIHSRGDEEEGVWEGGKQYCWFGHYCH